Proteins from a single region of Verrucomicrobiia bacterium:
- a CDS encoding DUF1501 domain-containing protein, translating into MKSQIDPTLPESQARREFLKKLSAAGLAAMMTGEVSVFGADKITHPKATADTCILLWMGGGMAAPDTFDPKRYVPFEPGTPVAKVESTFPAIDTVVDGLKITQGLENIAKVMDRATLIRSHIQPDLGSILHSRHQYHWHTGYVPPQTVACPHIGAWMSKVLGPRNPVMPAFINIGQRLEGVGEQEELKAFTTAGFFGTEFGPMVIPFPEDAVQSVRPPKGMEPGRFDNRYSLYRKLIDKNPKRDYLSDYQQASMLRSMDNAHRLLSSPAAKAFDITQEPIESIRKYYPGYEPGVRFDAARDRFAGTYEAGTIGKFGLGCLLARRLTEAGARFIEVSTEYIPFFNWDTHENGYSRLVAMKEAIDAPIAQLVRDLEERGLLNRTLIVVASEFSRDMIMEGKPGSNANDQAGFKVDTITEMKHYGQHRHFTGGSSVVLFGGGMKKGHIHGATATERPFVAVKDPVSIMDLHATIFTAMGISPKTAYDIEGRPFYATEDGHGKAVFGG; encoded by the coding sequence ATGAAATCGCAGATTGATCCAACGTTGCCGGAGTCGCAGGCGCGGCGTGAGTTTCTCAAGAAACTTAGCGCGGCGGGCTTGGCGGCGATGATGACGGGTGAGGTGTCGGTGTTCGGTGCGGATAAGATCACCCATCCGAAAGCTACGGCGGATACGTGCATCCTGCTGTGGATGGGGGGCGGTATGGCGGCGCCGGATACGTTTGATCCGAAGCGTTATGTGCCTTTCGAACCCGGCACGCCAGTGGCGAAGGTGGAGAGCACGTTCCCGGCTATCGATACGGTGGTGGATGGGCTGAAGATCACGCAGGGGCTGGAAAACATCGCGAAGGTGATGGATCGCGCGACGCTTATCCGCTCGCACATTCAGCCGGATCTGGGGAGCATTTTGCATTCGCGGCATCAGTATCATTGGCACACGGGGTATGTGCCGCCGCAGACGGTGGCTTGTCCGCATATCGGGGCGTGGATGTCCAAGGTGCTGGGGCCGCGTAATCCGGTGATGCCGGCGTTCATCAACATCGGGCAACGGCTGGAGGGAGTGGGTGAGCAGGAGGAATTGAAGGCGTTCACCACGGCGGGTTTCTTCGGCACGGAGTTCGGGCCGATGGTGATCCCATTCCCGGAAGATGCGGTGCAATCGGTGCGGCCGCCGAAGGGGATGGAGCCGGGACGGTTCGATAATCGCTACAGCCTTTACCGCAAGCTCATCGACAAGAATCCGAAGCGTGATTACCTGAGCGATTATCAGCAGGCGTCGATGCTGCGCTCGATGGATAATGCGCATCGGTTGTTGAGTTCACCAGCGGCGAAGGCATTCGACATCACGCAGGAGCCGATCGAGAGCATCCGGAAATATTATCCGGGCTATGAACCGGGTGTGCGGTTTGATGCGGCACGGGATCGCTTTGCGGGGACTTATGAGGCGGGGACGATCGGGAAGTTTGGCTTGGGCTGTTTGCTGGCGCGGCGGTTGACGGAAGCGGGCGCGCGGTTTATCGAGGTGTCCACGGAGTATATCCCGTTCTTCAATTGGGATACGCATGAGAATGGTTACTCACGCTTGGTGGCGATGAAGGAAGCGATTGATGCGCCGATCGCACAACTGGTGCGCGATTTGGAGGAGCGTGGGTTGCTAAATCGCACGCTCATCGTGGTGGCGAGTGAGTTCAGTCGCGACATGATCATGGAGGGCAAGCCGGGCTCGAACGCGAATGATCAGGCGGGGTTCAAGGTGGATACGATCACGGAGATGAAGCATTACGGGCAGCACCGGCATTTCACGGGCGGGTCATCGGTAGTGCTGTTCGGTGGCGGGATGAAGAAGGGGCATATCCATGGCGCGACGGCGACGGAACGGCCATTCGTGGCGGTGAAAGATCCGGTGAGCATCATGGATCTGCACGCGACGATCTTCACGGCGATGGGGATCAGCCCGAAGACGGCGTATGATATCGAGGGACGGCCGTTTTATGCGACGGAGGATGGGCATGGGAAGGCGGTCTTTGGGGGGTGA